A genomic region of Staphylococcus roterodami contains the following coding sequences:
- a CDS encoding DEAD/DEAH box helicase, which produces MQNFKELGISDNTVQSLESMGFKEPTPIQKDSIPYALQGIDILGQAQTGTGKTGAFGIPLIEKVVGKQGVQSLILAPTRELAMQVAEQLREFSRGQGVQVVTVFGGMPIERQIKALKKGPQIVVGTPGRVIDHLNRRTLKTDGIHTLILDEADEMMNMGFIDDMRFIMDKIPAAQRQTMLFSATMPKAIQALVQQFMKSPKIIKTMNNEMSDPQIEEFYTIVKELEKFDTFTNFLDVHQPELAIVFGRTKRRVDELTSALISKGYKAEGLHGDITQAKRLEVLKKFKNDQINILVATDVAARGLDISGVSHVYNFDIPQDTESYTHRIGRTGRAGKEGIAVTFVNPIEMDYIRQIEDANGRKMSALRPPHRKEVLQAREDDIKEKVENWMSKDTESRLKRISTELLNEYNDVDLVAALLQELVEANDEVEVQLTFEKPLARKGRNGKPSGSRNRNSKRGNHKFDGKSKRSKGYSSKKKGNKKFDRKDKNNGGSRPMKGRTFADHQK; this is translated from the coding sequence TTGCAAAATTTTAAAGAACTAGGGATTTCGGATAATACGGTTCAGTCACTTGAATCAATGGGATTTAAAGAGCCGACACCTATCCAAAAAGACAGTATCCCTTATGCGTTACAAGGAATTGATATCCTTGGACAAGCTCAAACCGGTACAGGTAAAACAGGAGCATTCGGTATTCCTTTAATTGAAAAAGTAGTAGGGAAACAAGGGGTTCAATCGTTAATTTTAGCACCTACAAGAGAATTGGCAATGCAGGTAGCTGAACAATTAAGAGAATTTAGCCGTGGACAAGGTGTCCAAGTTGTTACTGTATTCGGTGGTATGCCTATCGAACGCCAAATTAAAGCCTTGAAAAAAGGGCCACAAATCGTAGTTGGAACACCAGGACGTGTTATCGATCACTTAAACCGTCGTACATTGAAAACTGATGGTATCCATACATTAATTTTAGACGAAGCAGATGAAATGATGAACATGGGATTCATCGATGATATGAGATTTATTATGGATAAAATTCCTGCTGCGCAACGTCAAACGATGTTATTCTCAGCAACTATGCCTAAAGCAATTCAAGCTTTAGTACAACAATTCATGAAGTCACCTAAAATTATTAAGACAATGAATAATGAAATGTCAGATCCACAAATCGAAGAATTCTATACAATTGTTAAAGAATTAGAGAAATTTGATACATTTACAAATTTCCTAGATGTTCATCAACCAGAATTAGCAATCGTATTTGGACGTACAAAACGTCGTGTTGATGAGTTAACAAGTGCTTTGATTTCTAAAGGCTATAAAGCTGAAGGATTGCATGGTGATATCACACAAGCGAAACGTTTAGAAGTATTAAAGAAATTTAAAAATGACCAAATCAATATTTTAGTCGCTACAGATGTAGCAGCAAGAGGACTAGATATTTCTGGTGTAAGTCATGTTTATAACTTTGATATTCCTCAAGACACTGAAAGCTACACACACCGTATTGGTCGTACTGGCCGTGCTGGTAAAGAAGGTATCGCGGTTACTTTTGTAAATCCAATCGAGATGGATTACATTAGACAAATTGAAGATGCTAACGGTAGAAAGATGAGTGCATTACGTCCACCACATCGCAAAGAAGTACTTCAAGCACGTGAAGATGATATTAAAGAAAAAGTTGAAAACTGGATGTCAAAAGACACAGAATCACGTTTGAAACGTATTTCAACTGAATTATTAAATGAATATAACGACGTTGATTTAGTTGCTGCACTTTTACAAGAGTTAGTAGAAGCAAACGACGAAGTTGAAGTTCAATTAACATTTGAAAAACCATTAGCACGTAAAGGCCGTAATGGTAAACCAAGTGGTTCTCGTAACAGAAATAGCAAACGTGGTAACCACAAATTTGACGGTAAGAGTAAACGTTCAAAAGGATACTCTAGCAAGAAAAAAGGCAACAAGAAATTCGACCGTAAAGACAAAAATAATGGTGGAAGTAGACCGATGAAAGGTCGCACATTTGCTGACCATCAAAAATAA
- a CDS encoding UDP-N-acetylmuramoyl-tripeptide--D-alanyl-D-alanine ligase — translation MINVTLKQIKSWIPCDIDDQFLDCKINGVTIDSRAIKEGMLFIPFKGENVDGHRFVSKALQDGAGAAFYQKGTPIDDDITGPIIWVEDTLVALQQLAQAYLRDVNPKVIAVTGSNGKTTTKDMIESVLHTEFKVKKTQGNYNNEIGLPLTILDLDNDTEISILEMGMSGFHEIELLSNLAQPDIAIITNIGESHMQDLGSREGIAKAKSEITIGLKDNGTFIYDGDEPLLESHVKEVQNAKCLSIGVDHDNDLVCSVDDRDTTGIAFTINGKEQFDLPILGVHNMKNATIVIAVGYELGLSYDTIYRNLNHVTLTGMRMEQHELDNDITVINDAYNASPTSMRAAIDTLSSLNGRHVLILGDVLELGENSKSMHSQVGAYLQDKQIDVLYTFGNEASYINETGKQFVDKAQHFDSKEALIEVLKQDLQSHDRVLVKGSRGMKLEEVVNALISSN, via the coding sequence ATGATTAATGTAACATTAAAGCAAATTAAATCTTGGATTCCTTGTGATATTGATGATCAATTTTTGGACTGTAAAATTAATGGTGTCACTATTGATTCTAGAGCGATTAAAGAAGGAATGTTGTTTATTCCTTTTAAAGGTGAAAATGTTGATGGTCATAGGTTTGTATCTAAAGCATTGCAAGATGGTGCAGGTGCAGCATTTTATCAAAAAGGAACGCCAATAGATGATGATATAACAGGACCTATTATTTGGGTCGAAGATACTTTAGTGGCTTTACAACAATTAGCCCAAGCATATTTAAGAGATGTTAATCCTAAAGTGATTGCAGTAACTGGCTCAAATGGTAAAACAACTACAAAAGATATGATTGAGAGTGTCTTGCATACTGAGTTTAAAGTTAAAAAAACGCAAGGCAATTATAATAATGAAATTGGTTTGCCACTAACTATTTTAGATTTAGATAATGATACAGAAATCTCTATATTAGAAATGGGAATGTCAGGTTTCCATGAGATTGAATTATTATCAAATCTTGCGCAACCGGATATCGCAATTATTACTAATATTGGTGAATCACATATGCAAGATTTAGGTTCGCGTGAGGGTATTGCTAAAGCGAAATCTGAGATAACAATTGGTCTTAAAGATAATGGCACATTTATATATGATGGTGATGAGCCATTGCTAGAGTCGCATGTTAAGGAAGTTCAAAATGCGAAATGTTTGAGTATAGGTGTGGATCATGACAATGATTTAGTTTGCTCCGTTGATGATAGAGACACTACTGGTATAGCATTTACAATAAATGGTAAAGAGCAATTTGATTTACCGATTTTAGGTGTGCATAATATGAAAAATGCAACGATTGTTATTGCAGTTGGTTATGAATTAGGTTTATCATATGACACGATATATCGTAATTTAAATCATGTTACACTTACAGGTATGCGCATGGAACAACATGAATTAGATAATGATATCACTGTTATTAATGATGCTTATAATGCTAGTCCGACAAGTATGCGTGCAGCGATTGATACTTTAAGTAGTCTTAATGGACGTCATGTTTTAATTTTAGGTGATGTTTTAGAATTAGGTGAAAACAGTAAATCTATGCATTCGCAAGTGGGTGCTTACTTGCAAGATAAACAAATAGATGTGCTGTATACATTCGGTAATGAAGCGAGTTATATTAATGAAACTGGGAAACAATTTGTTGACAAAGCGCAACATTTTGATTCAAAAGAAGCCTTAATTGAGGTATTAAAACAAGACTTACAATCACATGATCGTGTATTAGTTAAAGGATCAAGAGGCATGAAATTAGAAGAAGTTGTGAATGCCTTAATATCATCAAATTAA
- a CDS encoding D-alanine--D-alanine ligase has translation MTKENICIVFGGKSAEHEVSILTAQNVLNAIDKDKYHVDIIYITNDGDWRKQNNITSEIKSTDELHLENGEALEISSLLKESSSGQPYDAVFPLLHGPNGEDGTIQGLFEVLDVPYVGNGVLSAASSMDKLVMKQLFEHRGLPQLPYISFLRSEYEKYEHNILKLVNDKLNYPVFVKPANLGSSVGISKCNNEAELKEGIKEAFQFDRKLVIEQGVNAREIEVAVLGNDYPEATWPGEVVKDVAFYDYKSKYKDGKVQLQIPADLDEDVKLTLRNMALEAFKATDCSGLVRADFFVTDDNQIYINETNAMPGFTAYSMYPKLWENMGLSYSELITKLIELAKERHQDKQKNKYKID, from the coding sequence ATGACAAAAGAAAATATTTGTATCGTTTTTGGAGGGAAAAGTGCTGAACATGAAGTGTCGATTCTAACAGCACAAAACGTATTAAATGCAATAGATAAAGACAAATACCACGTTGATATCATTTACATTACTAATGATGGTGATTGGAGAAAGCAAAATAATATAACATCTGAAATTAAATCTACTGATGAACTTCATTTAGAAAATGGAGAAGCTCTAGAAATTTCTTCATTATTAAAAGAAAGTAGTTCAGGACAACCTTATGACGCAGTGTTCCCATTGCTTCATGGACCTAATGGTGAAGATGGTACCATTCAAGGATTATTTGAAGTACTAGATGTACCATATGTAGGTAACGGTGTACTTTCAGCAGCAAGCTCAATGGATAAACTTGTGATGAAACAATTATTCGAACATAGAGGTTTACCACAATTACCTTATATTAGTTTCTTGCGTTCTGAGTATGAAAAGTATGAGCATAATATTTTAAAGTTAGTTAATGACAAATTAAATTATCCAGTATTTGTTAAACCGGCCAATTTAGGTTCTAGTGTTGGTATAAGTAAATGTAATAATGAAGCGGAATTAAAAGAAGGTATTAAAGAAGCGTTCCAATTTGACCGTAAACTTGTGATTGAGCAAGGTGTTAATGCACGTGAAATTGAAGTAGCAGTACTTGGAAATGATTATCCAGAAGCAACTTGGCCAGGTGAAGTTGTAAAAGATGTTGCATTTTACGATTACAAATCTAAATATAAAGATGGTAAAGTTCAATTACAAATTCCTGCTGATTTAGATGAAGATGTAAAATTAACGCTTAGAAATATGGCGTTAGAAGCATTTAAAGCAACAGATTGCTCAGGTTTAGTACGTGCAGATTTCTTTGTAACAGACGATAACCAAATTTATATTAACGAAACAAATGCAATGCCTGGATTTACTGCTTACAGTATGTATCCAAAATTATGGGAAAATATGGGACTATCATATTCTGAATTAATTACGAAATTAATTGAACTTGCTAAAGAACGTCATCAAGATAAACAGAAAAATAAATACAAAATTGACTAA
- a CDS encoding rod shape-determining protein RodA → MNYSSRQQPDKHWLRKVDWVLVATIAVLAIFSVLLINSAMGGGQYSANFGIRQIFYYILGAIFAGVIMFISPKKIKHYAYILYFLICLLLIGLLVIPESPITPIINGAKSWYTFGPISIQPSEFMKIILILALARVVSKHNQFTFNKSFQSDLLLFFKIIGVSLLPSILILLQNDLGTTLVLAAIIAGVMLVSGITWRILAPIFITGIVGAMTIILGILYAPSLIENLLGVQLYQMGRINSWLDPYTYSSGDGYHLTESLKAIGSGQLLGKGYNHGEVYIPENHTDFIFSVIGEELGFIGSVILILVFLFLIFHLIRLAAKIEDQFNKIFIVGFVTLLVFHILQNIGMTIQLLPITGIPLPFISYGGSALWSMMTGIGIVLSIYYHEPKRYVDLYHPKSN, encoded by the coding sequence ATGAATTATTCATCTCGTCAACAGCCGGATAAGCATTGGCTTCGCAAAGTAGACTGGGTATTAGTGGCCACTATAGCTGTTTTAGCAATTTTCAGTGTTCTGCTTATTAACTCGGCTATGGGCGGCGGGCAATATAGTGCTAATTTCGGTATAAGACAAATCTTTTACTATATTTTAGGCGCCATTTTTGCAGGTGTCATCATGTTTATTTCACCTAAAAAGATTAAACATTATGCATATATATTGTATTTCTTAATCTGCCTATTATTAATCGGATTACTAGTTATTCCTGAATCACCAATCACGCCGATTATTAACGGTGCTAAAAGTTGGTATACTTTTGGGCCAATCAGTATTCAACCATCAGAATTTATGAAAATTATTTTAATACTAGCATTAGCGCGTGTCGTTTCTAAACATAATCAATTTACATTTAATAAATCTTTTCAAAGTGATTTGCTTTTATTTTTCAAAATTATTGGTGTCTCGTTGTTACCAAGTATTTTAATATTATTGCAAAATGATTTAGGAACTACTTTAGTATTAGCTGCTATTATTGCTGGCGTGATGTTAGTAAGTGGCATTACATGGCGTATCTTAGCTCCTATTTTTATAACTGGTATTGTTGGAGCTATGACTATCATTTTGGGTATCCTATATGCACCATCCTTGATAGAAAATTTATTAGGTGTCCAATTATACCAAATGGGACGTATCAACTCTTGGCTTGATCCATATACATACAGTAGTGGTGATGGCTATCATTTAACTGAATCCCTTAAAGCGATAGGTTCTGGTCAATTACTAGGTAAAGGATACAATCACGGTGAAGTATATATTCCTGAAAACCATACTGATTTTATCTTTTCGGTTATTGGTGAAGAATTGGGCTTTATTGGTTCTGTTATTTTAATTCTTGTATTTTTATTCTTAATCTTCCATTTAATAAGACTTGCTGCGAAAATCGAAGATCAATTTAACAAAATCTTTATCGTAGGTTTTGTAACATTACTTGTGTTCCATATTTTACAAAATATCGGTATGACAATTCAGTTGTTACCTATCACTGGTATCCCGTTACCATTTATTAGTTATGGTGGTAGTGCATTATGGAGTATGATGACAGGTATCGGAATTGTTTTATCAATCTATTACCATGAACCAAAACGATATGTAGATTTATACCATCCGAAGAGCAATTAA
- a CDS encoding heavy-metal-associated domain-containing protein: protein MVYQNTIYTAGIETEEQVNQLTERISNMIGVHNVNINIIDGEVVVAYETPANLNSIEKEIYDTGYKIVH, encoded by the coding sequence ATGGTATATCAAAACACAATTTACACAGCAGGTATTGAAACTGAAGAACAAGTAAACCAGTTGACAGAGCGTATTTCAAACATGATAGGTGTGCATAATGTGAACATTAATATCATTGATGGAGAAGTAGTTGTAGCTTATGAAACACCTGCAAATTTAAATAGCATTGAAAAAGAAATTTACGATACAGGCTATAAAATTGTACATTAA
- the csoR gene encoding copper-sensing transcriptional repressor CsoR, with amino-acid sequence MTEQDNAHHSEQIKTNLKSRLNRIEGQVRAINRMIEEDVYCDDVLTQIRATRSALNSVATKLLEQHMKSCIMNKVNQGAQEEAMEELLVTFQKLIKD; translated from the coding sequence ATGACTGAACAAGATAATGCACATCATTCTGAACAAATTAAAACAAATCTTAAATCACGTTTAAATCGAATAGAAGGTCAAGTGAGAGCGATTAATCGCATGATTGAAGAAGACGTCTATTGTGATGATGTTCTTACACAAATAAGAGCGACTCGTTCTGCATTAAACAGTGTCGCAACAAAGTTATTAGAGCAACATATGAAAAGTTGTATTATGAATAAAGTTAATCAAGGCGCGCAAGAAGAAGCGATGGAAGAGTTACTAGTTACTTTTCAAAAGTTGATTAAAGATTAA
- the cls gene encoding cardiolipin synthase yields MIELLTIAFKHSNIILNSIFIGAFILNLLFAFTIIFMERRSANSIWAWLLVLVFLPLFGFILYLLLGRQIQRDQIFKIDKEDKKGLELIVDEQLAALKNEKFSNSNYQIMKYKEMIQMLLYNNAAFLTTDNDLKIYTDGQEKFDDLIQDIRNATDYIHFQYYIIHCDELGRTILNELAKKAEQGVEVKILYDDMGSRGLRKKGLRAFRSKGGHAEAFFPSKLPLINLRMNNRNHRKIVVIDGKIGYVGGFNVGDEYLGKSKKFGYWRDTHLRIVGDAVNALQLRFILDWNSQATRDHISYDDRYFPDVNSGGTIGVQIASSGPDEEWEQIKYGYLKMISSAKKSIYIQSPYFIPDQAFLDSIKIAALGGVEVNIMIPNKPDHPFVFWATLKNAASLLDAGVKVFHYDNGFLHSKTLIIDDEIASVGTANMDHRSFTLNFEVNAFIYDEQIAKKLKQAFINDLKVSSELTKARYAKRSLWIKFKEGISQLLSPIL; encoded by the coding sequence ATGATAGAGTTACTAACAATTGCATTTAAACATTCAAATATTATTTTAAATTCAATATTTATTGGTGCATTTATTTTAAACTTATTATTCGCCTTTACCATTATTTTCATGGAAAGACGTTCTGCAAATTCTATCTGGGCTTGGTTACTTGTTTTAGTGTTCTTGCCTCTATTCGGCTTCATTCTATATTTACTACTAGGACGACAAATTCAACGTGACCAAATTTTCAAAATAGATAAGGAAGACAAAAAAGGTTTAGAGTTAATTGTCGATGAGCAATTAGCTGCTTTAAAAAATGAAAAATTTTCAAATTCCAATTATCAAATTATGAAATATAAAGAAATGATTCAAATGTTGCTCTATAATAATGCAGCATTTTTAACAACTGATAACGATTTGAAAATATATACCGATGGGCAAGAAAAATTTGATGACTTAATTCAAGACATTCGTAATGCTACAGATTATATTCACTTCCAGTATTATATTATTCATTGTGATGAATTAGGCCGTACCATTTTGAATGAACTTGCTAAGAAGGCAGAACAAGGCGTGGAAGTTAAGATTTTATACGATGACATGGGGTCACGTGGCTTACGTAAAAAAGGACTACGTGCATTCCGCAGTAAAGGCGGTCACGCTGAAGCTTTCTTCCCTTCAAAATTACCTCTAATCAACTTGCGTATGAACAATCGAAATCATCGCAAAATCGTTGTTATAGATGGAAAAATCGGATATGTCGGTGGCTTTAATGTAGGCGATGAATATTTAGGTAAATCGAAAAAATTTGGCTATTGGCGTGATACTCATTTACGTATTGTCGGAGATGCAGTCAATGCCTTGCAATTACGTTTTATTTTAGATTGGAATTCACAAGCAACACGTGATCATATCTCATATGATGACCGCTACTTCCCTGACGTGAATTCTGGTGGCACAATTGGTGTACAAATAGCTTCTAGTGGACCTGACGAAGAATGGGAACAAATTAAATATGGTTATTTGAAAATGATTTCATCTGCAAAAAAATCCATTTATATTCAATCACCATATTTTATTCCAGACCAAGCATTTCTAGATTCTATTAAAATAGCAGCATTAGGTGGTGTTGAAGTCAACATCATGATTCCTAATAAGCCTGATCATCCATTCGTCTTTTGGGCAACCTTAAAAAATGCAGCATCATTATTAGATGCTGGCGTTAAAGTATTTCATTATGATAATGGCTTCTTACATTCTAAAACATTGATTATAGATGATGAGATTGCAAGTGTTGGTACAGCAAATATGGACCACCGTAGTTTCACATTGAATTTCGAAGTTAACGCTTTTATTTATGATGAACAAATTGCCAAAAAACTAAAACAAGCATTTATTAATGATTTAAAAGTATCTTCTGAATTAACAAAAGCGCGCTATGCTAAGCGAAGCCTTTGGATTAAGTTTAAAGAAGGTATATCACAATTATTGTCACCAATATTATAA
- a CDS encoding HD domain-containing protein translates to MQQSSIISAAQQYMESIHQNDYTGHDIAHVYRVTALAKSIAKSEGVKDTLIIELASLLHDTVDEKVVDADKQLDSLTSFLSSLSLSDEIQEHILFIINNMSYRNGKNNHVSLSLEGQIVRDADRLDAIGAIGIARTFQFAGHFGEPMWTEQIAFNNINDDLIEGLPSSAIKHFFEKLLKLQSLMHTETAKKIAKERHDFMVMYLKQFFTEWNYHD, encoded by the coding sequence ATGCAGCAATCAAGTATCATTAGTGCCGCTCAACAATACATGGAATCTATACATCAAAATGATTATACAGGTCACGATATAGCACACGTATATCGTGTCACCGCTCTAGCTAAATCAATTGCTAAAAGTGAAGGTGTTAAAGATACCTTGATCATAGAACTGGCATCTTTACTACATGACACAGTTGATGAGAAAGTTGTAGATGCTGATAAACAATTAGATTCATTAACATCATTTTTGTCATCTTTATCGCTTTCAGATGAAATTCAAGAACATATATTATTTATAATTAACAATATGAGCTATCGCAATGGTAAAAATAATCATGTTTCTTTATCTTTAGAAGGTCAAATTGTTAGAGATGCAGATCGACTTGACGCTATAGGGGCTATTGGAATTGCACGAACATTTCAATTTGCCGGACATTTTGGCGAACCTATGTGGACAGAACAAATAGCATTTAACAACATTAATGATGATTTAATTGAAGGGTTACCATCATCTGCCATAAAACACTTCTTTGAAAAATTATTAAAATTACAATCATTAATGCATACAGAAACAGCTAAAAAGATTGCTAAAGAAAGACATGATTTTATGGTTATGTATTTGAAGCAATTCTTTACAGAGTGGAATTATCACGACTAG
- the yidC gene encoding membrane protein insertase YidC, whose amino-acid sequence MKKKALLPLFLGIMVFLAGCDYSKPEKRSGFFYNTFVDPMKNVLDWLGNNLLNDNYGLAIIILVLVIRIILLPFMLSNYKNSHMMRQKMKVAKPEVEKIQEKVKRARTQEEKMAANQELMQVYKKYDMNPMKSMLGCLPMLIQMPIIMGLYFVLKDQLVDGLFKYPHFLWFDLGRPDIWITIIAGVLYFIQAYVSSKTMPDEQRQMGYMMMIISPIMIIWISLSSASALGLYWSVSAAFLVVQTHFANIHYEKVAKKEVQPFIEAYEREHNGGNKKGKNTQVVSKKKKK is encoded by the coding sequence ATGAAGAAAAAAGCGTTACTACCATTATTTTTAGGTATTATGGTCTTTTTGGCTGGTTGTGACTATTCTAAACCTGAAAAACGTAGTGGGTTTTTCTACAATACATTCGTAGATCCAATGAAAAATGTATTGGATTGGTTGGGAAATAACTTATTAAACGACAATTATGGTTTAGCTATTATTATTCTTGTATTGGTAATTCGTATTATTTTATTACCATTCATGTTGTCAAACTATAAAAATAGTCATATGATGCGTCAAAAAATGAAAGTTGCGAAGCCAGAAGTTGAAAAAATCCAAGAAAAAGTGAAGCGTGCACGCACACAAGAAGAAAAAATGGCTGCAAACCAAGAATTAATGCAAGTTTATAAAAAGTATGATATGAACCCGATGAAGAGTATGTTAGGTTGTTTACCAATGTTAATTCAAATGCCAATCATCATGGGATTATACTTTGTACTTAAAGATCAGCTTGTAGATGGTTTGTTTAAGTATCCACACTTCTTATGGTTCGATTTAGGACGTCCTGATATTTGGATTACAATTATTGCCGGTGTTTTATACTTTATCCAAGCATATGTATCAAGTAAAACGATGCCAGACGAACAACGTCAAATGGGTTATATGATGATGATCATTTCACCAATTATGATTATCTGGATTTCATTAAGCTCAGCATCAGCACTTGGCTTATATTGGTCAGTTAGTGCGGCATTCCTTGTAGTTCAAACACACTTTGCGAACATACATTATGAAAAAGTTGCTAAAAAAGAAGTTCAGCCTTTCATTGAAGCATATGAAAGAGAACACAATGGCGGCAACAAAAAAGGTAAAAACACACAAGTAGTGTCTAAAAAGAAAAAGAAATAA
- the thiE gene encoding thiamine phosphate synthase, giving the protein MFNNSQLNVYFICGSSDVPSHRTIHDVLEEALKAGVTLFQFREKGTNALKGTEKLELAKELLNLCHQYQVPFIINDDVELAKEINADGIHVGQDDANVNEIAQYFTDKIIGLSVSDVDEYAQSDLTNVDYIGVGPIYPTPSKNDAHTPVGPEMIATFKVMNPQLPIVAIGGINTNNVEPIVDAGADGISVISAISKSENIEGTVKKFKDFFNN; this is encoded by the coding sequence ATGTTTAATAACTCACAATTGAATGTATATTTTATTTGTGGTTCATCTGATGTTCCGAGTCATCGTACTATTCATGATGTATTAGAAGAAGCGCTAAAAGCAGGAGTAACACTTTTTCAATTTAGAGAAAAAGGTACTAATGCATTAAAAGGAACTGAAAAATTGGAATTAGCCAAAGAATTGCTAAATTTGTGTCATCAATACCAAGTACCTTTTATAATTAATGATGATGTTGAATTAGCGAAGGAAATTAATGCAGACGGTATTCATGTCGGTCAAGATGATGCTAATGTTAATGAAATTGCACAATATTTTACAGATAAAATAATCGGCTTAAGTGTTAGTGATGTAGATGAATATGCACAATCGGATTTAACAAATGTAGATTATATTGGTGTTGGTCCAATTTATCCTACACCTTCAAAAAATGACGCACATACACCAGTAGGTCCAGAAATGATTGCTACATTTAAAGTAATGAATCCACAACTGCCAATTGTAGCAATTGGGGGTATCAATACTAATAATGTTGAACCTATTGTTGATGCTGGAGCAGATGGAATTTCAGTTATTTCTGCTATTTCTAAAAGTGAAAATATAGAAGGTACTGTAAAAAAATTCAAAGATTTTTTTAATAATTAG
- the thiM gene encoding hydroxyethylthiazole kinase: MKYLDKIRNEQPLTICYTNDVVKNFTANGLLSIGASPAMSEAPEEAREFYKVAQALLINIGTLTAQNEQDIIAIAQTANELGLPIVFDPVAVGASTYRKQFCKLLLQSADVSVIKGNASEILALIDDTATMKGTDSDNNLNVVAIAKKAYEAYKTAIVVTGEQDVIVQDGKVIMLSNGSPLLTKVTGAGCLLGGVIAGFLFRNTKPNIDALIEAVSVFNIAAESAAKNEDCNGPGTFSSILLDTLYHLDNMTYQQWLRIEEVE, from the coding sequence ATGAAATATCTAGATAAAATACGTAATGAACAACCATTAACAATTTGCTATACGAATGATGTTGTGAAAAATTTTACAGCTAATGGATTATTAAGTATTGGTGCAAGCCCTGCAATGAGTGAGGCACCAGAAGAAGCAAGAGAATTTTATAAAGTAGCTCAAGCATTGTTAATCAACATTGGAACATTAACAGCACAAAATGAACAAGATATCATTGCAATTGCTCAAACAGCTAATGAATTAGGGTTACCGATTGTCTTTGACCCTGTTGCAGTTGGAGCATCTACATATAGAAAACAGTTTTGTAAATTACTTTTACAGTCAGCAGACGTGTCAGTAATTAAAGGAAATGCATCTGAAATATTAGCACTAATTGATGACACAGCAACAATGAAAGGCACAGATAGTGATAATAATTTAAATGTAGTTGCTATTGCTAAAAAAGCCTACGAAGCATATAAAACTGCAATTGTTGTTACAGGAGAACAGGATGTTATCGTTCAAGATGGTAAGGTCATAATGTTATCAAATGGCTCACCATTATTGACAAAAGTTACAGGTGCTGGTTGTTTATTAGGGGGAGTTATTGCTGGATTCTTATTTAGAAATACAAAACCAAATATAGATGCATTGATTGAAGCGGTCAGTGTATTTAATATCGCTGCTGAATCAGCTGCTAAAAATGAAGATTGTAATGGACCTGGAACGTTTTCATCAATATTACTTGATACGTTATACCATTTAGATAATATGACTTACCAGCAATGGCTTCGCATTGAAGAGGTGGAATAG